In one Arachis duranensis cultivar V14167 chromosome 9, aradu.V14167.gnm2.J7QH, whole genome shotgun sequence genomic region, the following are encoded:
- the LOC107467002 gene encoding pre-mRNA cleavage factor Im 25 kDa subunit 2: protein MVVVSSQNTVVNTYPLSSYTFGTKEPKMEKDTSVADRLARMKINYMKEGMRTSVEGILLVQEHNHPHILLLQIGNTFCKLPGGRLKPGENEVEGLKRKLTSKLGANSPTLVPDWQIGECVANWWRPNFETIMYPYCPPHITKPKECKKLFLVHLSEREYFAVPKNLKLLAVPLFELYDNVQRYGPVISTIPQQLSRFQFKMITN from the exons ATGGTGGTGGTTTCATCTCAGAACACGGTGGTTAACACCTACCCTCTCTCCAGCTACACTTTCGGCACCAAGGAGCCCAAGATGGAGAAGGACACCTCCGTCGCTGATCGTCTCGCTCGCATGAAAATCAa CTATATGAAGGAAGGAATGAGGACCAGCGTCGAAGGAATTTTATTG GTGCAAGAACACAATCATCCGCACATACTTCTTCTACAAATTGGAAATACCTTCTGCAAACTCCCAGGTGGTCGCCTCAAGCCAGGAGAGAATG AAGTTGAAGGCTTGAAGAGAAAGTTGACTAGCAAACTCGGTGCTAATTCACCCACTCTTGTGCCTGACTGGCAG ATAGGGGAGTGCGTGGCCAACTGGTGGAGGCCTAATTTTGAGACCATAATGTATCCATACTGCCCTCCTCACATAACAAAACCCAAG GAGTGCAAGAAGCTTTTCCTTGTTCACTTGTCTGAGCGCGAATACTTTGCAGTGCCCAAAAACCTAAAACTGCTAGCTGTTCCATTGTTTGAACTCTATGATAATGTTCAG AGATATGGACCAGTTATATCAACCATTCCTCAGCAGCTTTCCAGATTCCAGTTTAAAATGATCACTAATTAA
- the LOC107467000 gene encoding DNA mismatch repair protein MSH3 → MGKQKQQVISRFFAPKPKASPSTTDPTPSSPPPSPLPSSSRPNPPTPKISATVTFSPSKRLLTSQIISPNKPPKLPKLSPHTHNPLPHPTTHQRFLQKLLEPSEPEPPSHSSAKPLKYTPLEQQVAELKGKYPDVLLMIEVGYRFRFFGQDAENAARVLGIYAHMDRNFLTASIPTFRLNVHVRRLVSAGYKVGVVRQTETAAIKAHGSNRLGPFCRGLSALYTKATLEAAPDLGGGEEGCGAESNYLMCVVEKSILGERSACGVEGNFDVRIGFVAVEISTGDVIYGEFDDNFLRSALEAVMLNLSPAELLLGDPLSKQTEKLLLAFAGPASNVRVERTSRDCFADGGALAEVLTLYENMGIGCSSDSMQNKDLTEHTNQPLVKEVMNMPDLAVQSLALTIHHLKEFGFERIVCSGFSLRPFSRNMEMTFSANALQQLEILKNNSDGSENGSLLQIMNRTLTIFGSRLLRHWVSHPLCDQTMISARLHAVSEIAESMSSCSMKSLEYDEDSDVTIVHPELAYIVSLVLTNLSRAPDLQRGVTRIFHCTAKPVEFVAVIQAILSAGKQLQQLNICEEENNNLRSNLLRRLILTASSDSVIGNATKMLSSLNKESADQGDLTNLIIASEAQFPEVTRARKAFQMEEEQLNSLIVLYRKRLGMRKLEFMSVSGITHLIELETDVKVPSNWVKVNNTKKTIRYHPPEVVTALDKVSLAKEELTIACRTAWDSFLRDFSKHYAEFQAAVQALAALDCLHSLAILSRNKGYVRPVFVDDCEPVQIQICAGQHPVLQTTLQDNFVPNDTNLHADREYCQIVTGPNMGGKSCYIRQVALIAIMAQVGSFVPASSAKLHVLDRIYTRMGASDSIQQGRSTFLEELSETSNILHNCTENSLVIIDELGRGTSTHDGMAIAYATLHYLLKQKRSIVLFVTHYPKIADLTTEFPGSVGAYHVSHLTSHHDTSKNKNSYLDNITYLYKLVPGVSERSFGFKVAQLAQLPPHCITRGIFMASKLEELVNNRIHSRSVKELLLDAIVIGQEQESHQEFGSAYKELYSNLKAAILDDDHAKSFQLLDHSRKIAKKLIGRH, encoded by the exons ATGGGAAAACAAAAGCAGCAAGTCATTTCACGTTTTTTCGCTCCCAAACCTAAAGCCTCTCCATCAACAACTGATCCAACACCTTCTTcacctcctccttctcctcttccttcctCTTCTCGCCCCAATCCTCCAACCCCCAAAATCTCCGCCACCGTCACTTTCTCACCATCCAAACGGCTTCTTACTTCTCAAATCATTTCCCCCAACAAGCCACCAAAGCTCCCCAAACTCTCCCCTCACACCCATAACCCTCTTCCCCACCCCACCACCCATCAACGCTTCCTCCAGAAACTTCTAGAACCTTCTGAGCCCGAGCCACCTTCCCATTCTTCTGCCAAACCCTTAAAGTACACTCCTTTGGAGCAGCAAGTGGCCGAGCTCAAAGGAAAGTACCCTGATGTTCTTTTGATGATCGAGGTTGGATACAGGTTCCGTTTTTTCGGCCAAGATGCTGAAAATGCTGCCAGGGTATTGGGTATATATGCGCATATGGATCGTAACTTTTTAACTGCTAGCATACCAACTTTTCGATTGAATGTCCATGTGAGGAGGCTTGTGAGTGCTGGCTATAAGGTTGGTGTGGTTAGGCAGACTGAGACAGCGGCTATTAAGGCTCATGGTTCAAACCGGCTAGGCCCATTTTGCAGGGGATTATCAGCATTGTACACGAAGGCCACACTTGAGGCAGCACCGGATTTGGGGGGAGGGGAAGAGGGGTGTGGGGCAGAGAGCAATTACTTGATGTGTGTGGTGGAGAAGAGCATTTTGGGAGAGAGGTCTGCGTGTGGGGTGGAGGGTAATTTTGATGTGAGGATTGGATTTGTTGCAGTGGAGATATCAACAGGGGATGTTATTTATGGGGAATTCGATGACAATTTCTTGAGGAGTGCACTTGAGGCTGTGATGTTGAACTTATCTCCCGCTGAGTTGCTTCTTGGGGACCCTCTTTCCAAACAAACGGAGAAG TTATTGCTGGCTTTTGCTGGGCCTGCTTCAAACGTTCGTGTGGAGCGAACCTCTCGAGATTGCTTCGCTGATGGAGGTGCTCTTGCAGAAGTCTTGACCTTGTATGAGAACATGGGTATAGGATGTTCATCAGATTCAATGCAAAACAAAGATTTGACCGAGCACACTAATCAGCCATTAGTTAAG GAGGTGATGAACATGCCAGATTTGGCTGTCCAATCTTTGGCCTTAACAATTCACCATTTAAAGGAATTTGGGTTTGAAAGAATTGTATGCTCAGGTTTTTCTTTAAGGCCATTCTCAAGAAATATGGAAATGACCTTTTCAGCCAATGCGCTTCAACAACTGGAG attttaaaaaataatagtgatGGATCTGAGAATGGGTCCTTGCTGCAAATTATGAATCGCACCCTTACTATATTCGGTTCCAGGCTTCTTAGGCATTGG GTATCTCACCCATTATGCGATCAGACCATGATTTCTGCTCGTCTTCATGCTGTATCTGAAATTGCAGAGTCCATGAGCTCTTGTAGCATGAAGAGCCTAGAGTATGACGAAGACTCTGATGTAACAATTGTGCATCCCGAGTTAGCTTACatagtttctttggttttgacgaATCTGAGCCGAGCACCTGATTTACAACGCGGGGTTACAAGAATATTCCATTGCACTGCTAAGCCAGTTGAG TTTGTTGCAGTTATTCAAGCTATTTTGTCAGCTGGAAAACAGCTTCAGCAACTTAACATATGCGAGGAGGAAAACAATAATTTGCGTTCTAATCTGTTGAGAAGACTGATTCTGACTGCCTCCTCTGACAGTGTTATTGGCAATGCTACAAAAATGTTGTCTTCTTTAAACAAAGAATCTGCTGATCAAGGCGATCTAACAAATTTGATCATTGCATCTGAGGCACAATTTCCAGAG GTTACTAGAGCTCGGAAAGCTTTTCAAATGGAAGAGGAACAATTAAATTCATTGATCGTCTTGTATCGCAAGCGCCTTGGAATGCGGAAATTGGAATTCATGAGTGTTTCTGGAATTACTCATTTGATAGAG TTGGAGACTGATGTTAAGGTTCCTTCAAACTGGGTTAAGGTTAATAATACAAAGAAAACAATTCGGTATCACCCTCCTGAAGTGGTGACAGCTTTGGACAAGGTATCTTTAGCAAAAGAAGAGCTTACTATTGCCTGCCGAACTGCTTGGGATAGCTTTCTGAGGGATTTCAGTAAACATTATGCTGAGTTCCAAGCTGCTGTTCAAGCTCTGGCGGCTTTAGACTGCCTCCATTCCCTTGCCATTCTTTCAAGAAATAAG GGGTATGTTCGGCCAGTGTTTGTAGATGATTGTGAGCCTGTTCAGATACAAATTTGTGCTGGTCAGCATCCG GTTTTGCAGACTACCTTACAAGACAACTTTGTCCCAAATGATACAAACTTGCATGCTGACAGAGAGTACTGCCAGATTGTCACTGGACCCAATATGGGGGGGAAAAGTTGCTATATTCGCCAGGTGGCATTGATTGCTATAATGGCTCAG GTTGGTTCCTTTGTACCAGCATCATCAGCAAAACTGCATGTCCTGGACAGAATCTACACTAGGATGGGTGCTTCTGACAGTATTCAGCAAGGGAGAAGCACCTTCCTAGAAGAACTGTCTGAGACTTCAAATATTCTTCATAACTGCACAGAAAATTCACTGGTTATCATTGATGagcttgggagaggtacaagtACACATGACGGTATGGCCATTGCTTATGCGACATTGCACTATCTTCTGAAGCAAAAACGAAGCATCGTCCTCTTTGTCACTCATTATCCGAAGATTGCAGACCTCACAACCGAATTCCCTGGCTCTGTGGGAGCATATCACGTGTCACATCTAACCTCACATCATGATAcaagtaaaaacaaaaactcTTATCTTGATAATATAACTTATCTATACAAGCTCGTACCTGGTGTTTCAGAGAGAAGTTTCGGATTTAAGGTGGCTCAGCTAGCACAG TTACCACCACATTGCATTACTCGTGGCATTTTCATGGCTTCCAAATTGGAAGAGCTAGTGAACAATAGAATACATAGTAGATCGGTGAAGGAGCTGTTGTTGGATGCAATAGTGATTGGTCAAGAACAGGAATCACATCAAGAGTTTGGTAGTGCTTACAAGGAACTCTATTCAAACTTAAAAGCTGCAATTCTAGATGATGACCATGCAAAAAGCTTTCAGCTTCTGGATCATAGCAGAAAAATTGCAAAGAAATTAATTGGCAG ACATTAA
- the LOC107466890 gene encoding uncharacterized protein LOC107466890: DDPHKESAEELEEDVQEESAEELEEDPEEESAEELEEDQEEESAEELEEDVQEESAKELEEDPEEESVEEVEEDVQEESAKELEEDPEEESVEEVEEDVQEESAEELEEDPEEESAEELEKDPEEESTEELEEDPEEDLVVNIKWEGASCNEVPLLSQASYQSPKKCKQEGMQSQNLEPEASRLELSSDKSISVATTDKVGSKEEVSGRSAKQRRSRWEPQPRGDGTNDDLTCKRRKTRWSSEETQMKMLGPLQLPNLNIISKLMTLNPDFNPPPEYKPPKLFKKLYIPVKEYPEYNFIGLIIGPRGNTQKKMEKESGATILLRGKGSSKATSKCDSEEEDLHVLIEADNQKSLDAAVGMVEKLLIPVEEGQNEHKREQLKELAQLKATRRDENVCSVCGDKGHRHYACPNLSSTFNFDLFDTGCSSSISIPTYPATALFPPNSNFPCGSGTSLNSVQNRQIRPGKEINDKNLYVGYLPPSIDNNRLTELFSPFGKITEADVIKDRTTGISKGYGFVKFEDSQDAALAITHLNGFRIDGKFLKVRIAGLQANNETPSLNPIPQIPLPATVSTNVIHQTNLSDPLHFMLPEYQSSFHDSSSTNMFSCNINSEDGDPLKVNALPFTPPRNTLITPHPGYSGNFSDQSLFSSKDSTEHFPGDPGNLGNFSPFL, encoded by the coding sequence GATGATCCACACAAGGAATCAGCTGAGGAACTGGAGGAAGATGTACAGGAGGAATCAGCTGAGGAACTGGAGGAAGATCCAGAGGAGGAATCAGCTGAGGAACTGGAGGAAGATCAAGAGGAAGAATCAGCTGAGGAACTGGAGGAAGATGTACAGGAGGAATCAGCCAAGGAACTGGAGGAAGATCCAGAGGAGGAATCAGTTGAAGAAGTAGAGGAAGATGTACAGGAGGAATCAGCCAAGGAACTGGAGGAAGATCCTGAGGAGGAATCAGTTGAAGAAGTAGAGGAAGATGTACAGGAGGAATCAGCCGAGGAACTGGAGGAAGATCCCGAGGAGGAATCAGCTGAGGAACTGGAAAAAGATCCAGAGGAGGAATCAACTGAGGAACTAGAGGAAGATCCTGAAGAGGATCTAGTAGTAAACATCAAGTGGGAGGGTGCATCATGTAATGAAGTTCCATTATTATCCCAGGCATCGTATCAATCACCGAAGAAATGCAAGCAGGAGGGAATGCAAAGCCAAAATTTAGAACCAGAAGCTTCTCGACTGGAACTCAGTAGTGACAAGTCAATTTCTGTGGCAACTACCGATAAAGTTGGTTCCAAAGAAGAAGTTTCAGGAAGGTCGGCAAAACAAAGGCGTAGTAGATGGGAACCACAACCTCGTGGAGATGGAACGAATGATGATCTGACTTGCAAAAGGAGGAAAACCAGGTGGTCTAGTGAAGAAACTCAAATGAAAATGCTGGGTCCACTTCAGCTTCCTAACTTAAATATCATATCTAAGTTGATGACATTAAACCCAGATTTTAACCCTCCTCCTGAATACAAGCCCCCAAAGCTCTTCAAAAAGCTTTACATACCAGTGAAAGAATATCCAGAGTACAATTTCATTGGACTTATTATTGGTCCTCGTGGAAACACACAGAAGAAGATGGAAAAAGAATCTGGGGCTACAATTCTTCTAAGAGGTAAAGGCTCCTCAAAAGCAACTAGCAAATGTGACTCTGAGGAAGAAGATTTACATGTTTTAATAGAAGCTGACAACCAAAAATCACTGGATGCAGCAGTTGGCATGGTTGAAAAACTGCTAATTCCAGTTGAAGAAGGACAAAATGAGCACAAGCGAGAACAGTTAAAGGAGCTGGCTCAACTGAAAGCAACACGGAGAGATGAAAATGTGTGCAGTGTGTGTGGTGATAAGGGACACAGACATTATGCATGCCCTAACCTTAGTTCAACTTTTAATTTCGATTTATTTGACACTGGTTGTAGCAGCAGCATTTCAATCCCAACTTATCCTGCTACTGCATTGTTTCCACCAAACAGTAACTTTCCATGCGGATCTGGAACTAGTCTTAATTCAGTGCAGAATAGACAAATAAGGCCTGGAAAGGAAATAAACGACAAAAACCTTTATGTTGGTTATTTGCCGCCATCAATTGACAATAATAGATTGACTGAGCTGTTCTCCCCATTTGGTAAGATCACTGAAGCTGATGTTATTAAGGATCGAACCACTGGCATCAGTAAAGGTTATGGCTTTGTCAAATTTGAAGATTCCCAGGATGCAGCTTTAGCTATAACGCATCTAAATGGTTTCAGAATTGATGGAAAGTTTTTGAAAGTGAGGATAGCCGGACTGCAGGCAAATAATGAAACCCCAAGTCTAAACCCTATTCCTCAGATACCATTGCCTGCAACTGTCTCCACAAATGTCATTCACCAAACGAATCTTTCTGATCCATTACATTTCATGCTGCCAGAATACCAATCTTCATTTCATGACAGCAGTAGCACAAATATGTTTTCATGTAATATCAACTCAGAGGATGGTGATCCTCTGAAGGTAAATGCTTTGCCCTTTACTCCTCCAAGAAACACTTTGATCACTCCCCATCCAGGTTATTCTGGCAACTTTTCAGATCAAAGTTTGTTCTCATCAAAAGATTCAACCGAACATTTTCCTGGTGATCCAGGCAATCTTGGTAATTTCAGTCCTTTCTTATGA
- the LOC107466888 gene encoding uncharacterized protein LOC107466888: MLVWEDLRVKTQYRYHVTIYALEEPINTGGPSMSSHIFAEGCGKMGENVFLLVHHRGKIDENTSEGVTFSSKKQIGVFINPSTSLDDLQNSIIQKLGKCSKRLVKQMFFRIPILLRQAYVKFGKYEMLGDDDIRVIFHSQSRFPDLGAMELFVKMADVEGSSGGSAPNPPIVRVDGASSAVPNRHNVTAHVSSPSFAAEMAVHAEDGDCLGDVRTLREVAAAMREGPVLDGATTFMEVRDRDPVAEAIGDDDSDSEPPVIGDESDDEDDTRPVARSQGQTSSQTQQYPPHFSTLDLETMNQPAFPGRQMSGIHRDEHGMHGAEEFEVGHRFQSKEEVVLMVKNYNIRRGVQYKVFESDQLKSLDAIAQQRH; this comes from the coding sequence ATGTTAGTGTGGGAGGATTTACGTGTAAAAACACAATACCGATACCATGTAACGATTTATGCGCTGGAAGAGCCTATAAATACAGGAGGACCATCAATGTCGAGCCATATTTTCGCTGAGGGTTGCGGAAAAAtgggtgagaatgtgtttttgttAGTTCATCATCGGGGAAAGATCGATGAAAACACAAGTGAGGGTGTAACGTTCAGTAGCAAGAAACAGATTGGAGTGTTCATAAATCCATCAACGAGTTTAGATGATTTACAAAATAGCATAATACAAAAGTTAGGTAAGTGCAGTAAAAGGCTTGTGAAGCAGATGTTCTTCAGGATCCCAATCTTACTCAGGCAGGCTTATGTGAAGTTTGGAAAATATGAGATGTTAGGCGATGATGACATTCGCGTTATATTTCACAGTCAATCGAGATTTCCAGATTTGGGAGCTATGGAGTTGTTCGTGAAAATGGCTGATGTGGAGGGTAGCTCTGGTGGATCTGCTCCAAATCCGCCCATAGTCAGGGTAGATGGTGCTTCAAGTGCCGTTCCAAATCGTCACAACGTCACCGCCCACGTTTCATCTCCATCATTTGCAGCCGAAATGGCTGTTCATGCTGAAGACGGGGATTGCTTGGGTGATGTACGAACCTTAAGGGAGGTTGCAGCGGCAATGAGAGAGGGACCGGTATTGGATGGTGCAACTACGTTCATGGAGGTCAGAGATAGGGATCCAGTTGCTGAGGCCATTGGTGATGATGATTCAGATTCGGAACCACCCGTTATCGGTGATGAATCTGACGATGAGGATGACACAAGACCAGTTGCGAGATCGCAAGGCCAAACAAGTTCTCAGACACAACAGTACCCTCCGCACTTCTCTACGTTGGATCTTGAAACGATGAATCAACCAGCATTTCCAGGTCGACAAATGTCAGGTATTCACAGAGACGAGCACGGTATGCATGGGGCAGAGGAGTTTGAGGTCGGGCACCGGTTCCAGAGCAAGGAGGAGGTAGTGTTGATGGTGAAGAATTACAATATCCGCCGTGGTGTTCAGTATAAGGTGTTTGAGTCAGACCAGTTGAAGTCTCTGGACGCCATCGCTCAACAAAGGCACTAA